The Nitrospira sp. DNA segment ACCGCGCCCGCCGCTGCTGCTCTGAGTCGGGTCGACTGCCGATCTCTGGCCCTGGGCCAACGGCGTGCGTCGCGAATTCGTGACAGGCGCGGAAAACTCTCATTCACCCTTGACTGTCAAGACAGTCGCTTACAAAGGGGAGGGACCAGATGAGGCGGTCAGTCTTTGGCTCGGTTGTTTCGATTTTCAACGTTCTGTTCCTCTTTGAGGAGGCGTGACCCATGTGATACCCGGAAGGGTATCCTTTCCTTCTTCCATCGTTGCGGTGACCACATAGCGAAGCGGTCCACCGGTTTTCATCGCCTCAAAGGGATAGCAGGTCACCAGCACAAGTTGGGACTGATCTTGCTCGATGCCGATCGAGTCGTTGCGTGAGTCTGCGATACGAAGAGTCTTCACCCGATAGCGCCGGCGGACGCCGGTCGTCGTGTCCAACTCAATCACATCGTTCAGTTGTAGCTGCTTCAAAAACCTGAAATGGGTATCGCGATGCCCGGTCAGAATGATGCTGGTTGCTGAACCGATGGGCTGCGCCGACTCGACGTGGCCCGGGCCGAAGGCCAGCGTTCTCCCATAGGCCCCTTCCAGGACAATTTGATCAATCTGCTGCGAGGGGACGAGCAGCCGCGCCACCGGCCAAGTATCGGCCCAGGGCCAGGGC contains these protein-coding regions:
- a CDS encoding class GN sortase is translated as MNPIRPTPRMLFSLILCLLTIGVWQLGEGSWIYAKAGLAQHLLQRAWSRTLAGEAGAKPWPWADTWPVARLLVPSQQIDQIVLEGAYGRTLAFGPGHVESAQPIGSATSIILTGHRDTHFRFLKQLQLNDVIELDTTTGVRRRYRVKTLRIADSRNDSIGIEQDQSQLVLVTCYPFEAMKTGGPLRYVVTATMEEGKDTLPGITWVTPPQRGTER